Proteins found in one Pectobacterium atrosepticum genomic segment:
- a CDS encoding baseplate J/gp47 family protein, with the protein MPHITPSFDEARSRLLRDLKNLRPDADISDDSDFYVRASSVASAVTGIYQHQGWIVRQIFPDTADTEFLEMHCRLRDISRKAATTATGEITATGEVGAVAPVGQIINRGSLSFTTTAAGTVGADGKAIIPVIALASGAVGNTTAVMSGTFSSAPDGYDSTVSIGLIGGGTDKETDAEMLARLLELIRRPPAGGNKYDYKRWALSITGVTSAYVYPLRRGLGTVDVVITSANGLPSDEIISAVQTYIDDVRPVTAKNTMIIGPTIKNIDIDARVSLSGVTLIEATTAINHALTDYINTLAPGEPFIRSQAEMIISQLSGVTDRNIISPAANIYPAADENKVEWLRIANIAVSLL; encoded by the coding sequence ATGCCGCATATCACACCATCGTTCGATGAAGCACGCAGTCGTCTATTGCGTGACCTGAAAAACCTGCGCCCGGATGCAGATATTAGCGACGACAGTGATTTTTATGTCCGTGCATCGTCCGTAGCAAGTGCTGTGACCGGCATTTATCAGCATCAAGGCTGGATAGTTCGCCAGATATTCCCTGATACGGCCGACACTGAATTTTTAGAGATGCACTGCCGGTTACGTGATATTTCACGTAAAGCTGCAACCACAGCCACGGGTGAAATTACGGCCACAGGCGAAGTCGGCGCGGTCGCGCCAGTCGGGCAGATTATCAATCGCGGTAGCCTGTCATTCACAACGACTGCGGCTGGCACTGTGGGCGCAGATGGCAAAGCAATTATTCCTGTCATTGCGTTAGCATCCGGCGCGGTCGGTAACACTACCGCTGTGATGTCTGGCACGTTCTCCAGTGCGCCGGATGGTTATGACAGCACGGTGAGCATTGGTCTGATTGGGGGCGGAACGGACAAAGAGACTGACGCTGAAATGCTGGCGCGTCTGCTTGAGTTGATCCGCCGCCCCCCTGCGGGCGGGAATAAGTACGATTACAAACGCTGGGCGCTGAGTATCACAGGAGTTACGTCTGCGTATGTCTATCCGCTCCGGCGTGGCCTTGGAACCGTTGATGTGGTTATCACGTCTGCAAACGGCTTGCCGTCTGATGAAATCATTAGCGCGGTGCAGACGTACATTGATGATGTTCGCCCGGTCACAGCAAAAAACACGATGATAATCGGCCCGACAATCAAGAATATCGATATTGATGCGCGGGTGTCCCTGTCTGGCGTGACACTGATTGAAGCGACAACGGCAATTAATCACGCGCTGACGGATTATATCAATACGCTCGCGCCCGGTGAGCCGTTTATTCGCAGTCAGGCTGAAATGATTATTTCGCAATTATCCGGCGTGACAGACCGCAATATTATTTCTCCTGCCGCCAATATTTATCCGGCAGCGGATGAAAATAAAGTCGAGTGGCTACGAATTGCAAATATAGCGGTGTCATTGCTATGA
- the ugpA gene encoding sn-glycerol-3-phosphate ABC transporter permease UgpA produces the protein MTSSRPVFRSSWLPYVLVLPQLLITVIFFIWPAGQALWYSVQNLDPFGLSSEFVGMENFRQLFNNPYYLDSFYTTLIFSFLVAGFGMLISLFLAALVDYVIRASRLYQTLIILPYAVAPAVAAVLWMFLFNPGLGLITHFLGLLGYTWNHAQDSGQAMFLVVLASVWKQISYNFLFFLAALQSIPRSLVEAGAIDGAGPVRRFFNLVLPMISPVSFFLLVVNLVYAFFDTFPIIDAATAGGPVQSTTTLIYKIYREGFAGLDLSSSAAQSVILMLLVIGLTVIQFRFVERKVNYQ, from the coding sequence ATGACATCATCCCGCCCCGTTTTTCGCAGCAGCTGGTTGCCCTACGTGCTGGTGTTACCTCAACTGCTGATTACCGTGATTTTCTTTATCTGGCCTGCCGGTCAGGCGCTGTGGTATTCGGTGCAGAATCTGGATCCGTTTGGGCTATCCAGTGAATTCGTCGGCATGGAAAACTTCCGGCAGCTGTTCAATAACCCCTACTACCTTGATTCTTTTTACACCACGCTGATATTCAGCTTTCTGGTGGCCGGGTTTGGCATGCTGATTTCACTCTTTCTGGCCGCGCTGGTGGACTATGTCATCCGTGCCAGCCGTCTGTATCAGACCTTGATCATTCTACCTTATGCCGTGGCACCCGCTGTCGCCGCCGTGCTGTGGATGTTTCTGTTTAACCCTGGACTCGGGCTGATTACCCATTTTCTTGGGCTGCTTGGCTATACGTGGAACCACGCGCAGGACAGCGGGCAGGCGATGTTTTTAGTCGTACTGGCGTCGGTGTGGAAACAGATTAGCTATAACTTTTTGTTCTTCCTTGCTGCGCTGCAATCGATCCCCCGTTCGCTGGTGGAAGCGGGCGCGATCGACGGGGCAGGGCCGGTACGGCGGTTCTTCAATCTGGTGCTGCCGATGATCTCGCCGGTGAGCTTCTTCCTGTTAGTCGTCAATCTGGTGTATGCCTTTTTCGATACCTTCCCAATCATCGATGCCGCGACGGCCGGCGGGCCGGTGCAGTCGACAACTACGCTGATCTACAAGATTTATCGCGAAGGCTTTGCAGGGTTGGATCTGTCCAGTTCGGCGGCGCAGTCGGTGATACTGATGCTGTTGGTGATCGGGTTGACCGTTATTCAGTTCCGTTTTGTGGAACGGAAGGTGAATTATCAATGA
- a CDS encoding DUF2313 domain-containing protein: protein MSESKTLLGLLLPPVSYDATQPVIAAELEVEGNVLDAARLLANRVLGGITPVAAQSLLADWERVLAITLPVDSSYQQRLGNVLIKLAETGGLSIPYFMRLASRLGYTITIDELRPFRTGVSRCGEQIMHHDVLWAWRVNVTGTQVKKYYFRAGLSAVGERLLSFGDTVIESVFNDLKPAHTFCYFSYQEN, encoded by the coding sequence ATGAGTGAGTCGAAAACATTACTCGGCCTGTTACTACCACCTGTTTCATATGATGCGACACAGCCCGTTATCGCCGCAGAGTTGGAAGTCGAAGGGAATGTGCTGGACGCAGCCAGGCTGCTGGCTAATCGCGTGCTCGGCGGCATCACGCCAGTTGCTGCACAAAGCCTGTTAGCAGATTGGGAGCGCGTTCTGGCTATCACGCTACCCGTCGATAGCAGCTATCAGCAGCGACTCGGCAACGTGCTGATAAAGCTTGCCGAAACGGGTGGGCTGAGTATTCCATATTTTATGCGTTTAGCATCACGACTCGGCTACACAATAACGATTGATGAGCTGCGACCGTTCCGCACAGGCGTAAGCCGCTGCGGTGAGCAAATAATGCATCACGACGTTCTTTGGGCGTGGCGCGTCAATGTTACCGGTACGCAGGTAAAAAAATACTATTTCAGGGCGGGATTATCTGCGGTCGGAGAGCGTCTATTGTCATTCGGTGACACGGTTATTGAGTCGGTATTCAATGACCTGAAACCAGCACACACCTTTTGTTATTTCTCGTATCAGGAAAACTGA
- a CDS encoding four-carbon acid sugar kinase family protein, whose protein sequence is MIKLGVIADDFTGATDIASFLVNNGLPTVQLNGVPPSDFKVDTQAVVISLKSRSCSAEQAVADSLNALAWLQQQGCQQFYFKYCSTFDSTAKGNIGPVTDALLEQLGETQTIISPALPVNGRTVYQGHLFVMDQLLSESGMRHHPVTPMTDSNLMRVMEQQAAGQCGLVPYAVMDQGADAVKQRLVQLKEQGIRYVVLDTLNEQHLLTQGEALRDMKLVTGGSGLAIGLARQLADSTKQTGYATEAGKPQSGAGVVLSGSCSVMTNKQVAHYLKQAAGRAIDVARCLESDDAQQSYAQELADWVKAHRDDALAPLLYATSSPDELAQIQQRWGAEASSHAVEKLFAAVARQLQEDGFKRFIIAGGETSSIVVQTLGIHAFHIGPSISPGVPWVRSTTHPLSLALKSGNFGDEDFFARAQKEFAA, encoded by the coding sequence ATGATTAAGCTAGGTGTGATTGCCGACGATTTTACCGGTGCCACGGATATCGCCAGCTTTCTGGTGAACAACGGGCTGCCGACCGTGCAGCTCAACGGTGTGCCGCCGTCCGACTTTAAAGTCGACACACAGGCCGTCGTAATTAGCCTGAAATCACGTTCTTGCTCGGCGGAACAGGCTGTGGCGGATTCACTTAATGCACTGGCGTGGCTGCAACAACAGGGCTGCCAGCAGTTCTATTTTAAATATTGTTCCACCTTCGACAGCACCGCGAAAGGCAATATCGGCCCGGTGACCGACGCGCTGCTAGAGCAGTTGGGTGAAACGCAAACCATCATCTCTCCAGCACTACCGGTGAACGGCAGAACCGTCTATCAGGGCCACCTGTTCGTGATGGATCAGCTGCTGTCCGAATCTGGGATGCGCCACCATCCGGTTACGCCAATGACGGATAGCAACCTGATGCGCGTCATGGAACAGCAGGCGGCGGGACAATGCGGCCTGGTGCCGTATGCCGTGATGGATCAGGGTGCGGATGCCGTCAAACAGCGGTTGGTGCAGTTGAAAGAACAGGGTATCCGCTATGTGGTGCTGGATACGCTGAACGAACAGCACCTGCTGACACAGGGCGAGGCACTGCGCGACATGAAACTGGTCACTGGCGGTTCCGGCCTAGCGATTGGTCTGGCGCGCCAGCTGGCAGACTCAACAAAACAAACCGGTTACGCAACCGAGGCAGGTAAGCCGCAGTCCGGCGCAGGCGTTGTGCTATCCGGTTCCTGCTCAGTGATGACCAACAAGCAGGTCGCTCACTACCTGAAACAGGCGGCGGGTCGTGCCATTGATGTCGCTCGCTGCTTAGAAAGCGATGATGCTCAGCAATCCTACGCGCAGGAACTGGCCGACTGGGTGAAAGCACACCGTGACGATGCACTCGCACCGCTGCTGTACGCCACCTCTTCACCCGACGAACTGGCGCAGATTCAACAGCGCTGGGGTGCGGAAGCCAGTAGCCATGCAGTAGAGAAACTGTTTGCTGCCGTCGCCCGCCAGCTTCAAGAAGACGGCTTTAAGCGCTTCATCATCGCGGGCGGTGAAACGTCCAGCATCGTGGTGCAAACGCTGGGTATTCACGCGTTCCATATTGGGCCGTCCATTTCCCCCGGCGTGCCGTGGGTGCGTTCCACCACTCATCCACTCTCGCTGGCGTTGAAATCCGGTAACTTCGGCGATGAAGACTTTTTTGCCCGCGCCCAAAAGGAGTTTGCCGCATGA
- the ugpE gene encoding sn-glycerol-3-phosphate ABC transporter permease UgpE, with product MIENRRGLDIFSHVMLIVGILAVLFPLYVGFVAATLDNQEVFQAPMTLIPGSHLWGNLRDIWLHGAGNNTTPFGLMLLNSFVMALAITVGKITVSILSAYAIVYFRFPLRNLFFWMIFLTLMLPVEVRIFPTVEVIARLDMMDSYTGLTLPLMASATATFLFRQFFMTLPDELMEAARIDGASPMRFFFDMVLPLSKTNLAALFVITFIYGWNQYLWPLLIVSDANLGTAVAGIKSMIASGDGATQWNQVMAAMLLTMLPPLLVVLLMQRWFVRGLVDSEK from the coding sequence ATGATTGAGAATCGTCGCGGGTTAGATATTTTCAGCCACGTCATGCTGATCGTCGGCATTCTCGCCGTATTGTTCCCTCTGTACGTGGGGTTTGTCGCCGCCACGCTGGATAATCAGGAAGTCTTTCAGGCTCCGATGACGCTCATCCCCGGTTCGCACCTGTGGGGAAACCTGCGTGATATCTGGTTGCACGGTGCGGGCAATAACACCACGCCGTTCGGGCTAATGCTGCTCAATAGCTTCGTCATGGCGCTGGCGATCACGGTAGGCAAAATTACCGTATCGATCCTATCCGCTTACGCCATCGTTTATTTTCGTTTTCCACTGCGCAACCTGTTCTTCTGGATGATTTTCCTGACGCTGATGCTGCCGGTAGAAGTGCGTATTTTCCCGACGGTGGAAGTGATCGCGCGGCTGGACATGATGGACAGCTACACCGGTTTAACGCTGCCGCTGATGGCGTCGGCGACCGCAACTTTCCTGTTTCGCCAGTTCTTTATGACGCTGCCGGATGAACTGATGGAAGCGGCGCGTATCGACGGTGCCAGCCCGATGCGTTTCTTCTTCGACATGGTGTTGCCGCTGTCGAAGACCAATCTGGCGGCGCTGTTCGTGATCACGTTCATTTACGGCTGGAACCAGTATCTGTGGCCGCTGCTGATAGTTAGCGATGCCAATCTGGGCACCGCGGTTGCGGGGATTAAAAGCATGATTGCCTCCGGTGATGGTGCAACCCAGTGGAATCAGGTGATGGCCGCGATGCTGTTGACCATGCTGCCGCCGCTGCTGGTGGTGCTACTGATGCAGCGCTGGTTCGTTCGCGGTCTGGTCGACAGCGAAAAATAA
- a CDS encoding DeoR/GlpR transcriptional regulator, whose product MIPVERHQQILALIAERGAVSINELTERLGVSHMTVRRDVQKLEQDGLLLSVSGGVRSPERLATEPSHQDKSVMFSQQKAAMGKLAAQHIPLNSCIYLDAGTTTLSLARELAERDDLLIVTNDFAIAAFLIESSQCRMIHTGGTLCRENQSCIGEAVAQALRNLFIDIAFISASSWSLRGLSTPNEDKVVVKRAAVEASRKRVLLCDTSKYGRIATHLATPLDVFDSIITDDGLPVAAKEALSKMGVEVLVAG is encoded by the coding sequence GTGATACCAGTAGAACGTCATCAACAGATTCTGGCGCTGATCGCCGAGCGCGGCGCGGTAAGCATTAACGAGCTGACTGAGCGGCTGGGCGTGTCGCACATGACGGTGCGGCGCGATGTGCAAAAACTGGAACAAGACGGCCTGCTGCTGAGCGTCTCCGGCGGCGTGCGTTCACCTGAACGGCTGGCGACTGAGCCGTCGCATCAGGATAAATCCGTGATGTTCAGCCAGCAAAAAGCAGCGATGGGTAAACTGGCCGCGCAGCACATTCCGTTGAATAGCTGCATTTATCTGGATGCGGGTACCACCACGCTATCGCTAGCGCGCGAACTGGCCGAGCGTGACGATCTCCTGATTGTCACCAACGATTTTGCGATTGCCGCTTTTCTGATTGAGTCCAGCCAGTGCCGTATGATCCACACGGGCGGCACGCTGTGTCGGGAAAATCAATCCTGCATTGGTGAAGCGGTGGCACAGGCGCTGCGCAACCTGTTTATCGATATTGCGTTTATTTCTGCATCCTCATGGAGCCTGCGCGGGCTGTCCACGCCGAACGAAGACAAAGTGGTCGTGAAACGTGCGGCGGTGGAAGCCAGCAGAAAACGCGTCTTGCTGTGCGACACCTCAAAATACGGCCGCATCGCCACCCATCTGGCCACGCCGCTCGACGTCTTCGACAGCATCATTACCGATGACGGCCTGCCCGTCGCCGCCAAAGAGGCGCTGAGCAAAATGGGTGTGGAGGTGCTGGTGGCGGGGTGA
- the ugpB gene encoding sn-glycerol-3-phosphate ABC transporter substrate-binding protein UgpB, with protein sequence MFNNTIRKTHAIRTAAACVAFALMSAGAQAATDIPFWHSMEGELGKEVNSLADRFNKEHTDVKIVPVYKGNYEQNLAAGIAAYRAGNAPAILQVYEVGTATMMASKAIKPVYEVFKDAGINFDESVFVPTVSGYYTDAKSGHLLSQPFNSSTPVLYYNKDAFKKAGLDPEQPPKTWQQMADYTAKLRSAGMKCGYASGWQGWIQIENFSAWNGLPVATKNNGFDGTDTVLEFNKPTQVKHIQLLQDMNKKGDFTYFGRKDEPTEKFYNGECAMTTASSGSLANIREHAKFNYGVGMMPYDADAKGAPQNAIIGGASLWVMGGKDAATYKGVAEFMQFLAKPENAAEWHQKTGYLPITTAAYELTQKQGFYEKNPGADIATRQMLNKPPLPFTKGMRLGNMPQIRTVVDEELESVWTGKKTPQQALDSAVERGNALLRRFEQSTK encoded by the coding sequence ATGTTCAACAACACAATTCGTAAAACACATGCTATTCGCACCGCAGCGGCGTGTGTGGCATTCGCGCTGATGAGCGCCGGTGCGCAGGCCGCGACAGATATTCCTTTCTGGCATTCCATGGAAGGCGAGTTAGGGAAAGAAGTGAATTCTCTGGCTGACCGTTTTAATAAAGAACACACCGACGTAAAAATTGTACCGGTCTATAAAGGTAACTACGAACAGAACCTGGCTGCCGGGATTGCGGCCTACCGTGCTGGGAATGCGCCCGCTATTTTGCAGGTCTATGAAGTCGGTACTGCGACCATGATGGCAAGTAAAGCCATCAAGCCAGTCTATGAAGTCTTCAAAGACGCTGGCATTAATTTCGATGAGTCGGTGTTTGTACCGACCGTCTCCGGTTATTACACCGATGCGAAGAGTGGTCACCTGCTGTCGCAGCCATTTAACAGCTCGACCCCCGTGCTGTATTACAACAAAGATGCTTTCAAGAAAGCCGGTTTAGATCCAGAGCAGCCGCCGAAAACCTGGCAGCAAATGGCTGACTACACCGCCAAATTGCGCTCAGCCGGGATGAAGTGCGGCTACGCTAGCGGCTGGCAGGGCTGGATTCAGATTGAAAACTTCAGCGCCTGGAACGGTCTGCCCGTTGCGACCAAGAATAACGGCTTTGACGGCACCGATACGGTACTGGAATTCAACAAACCTACGCAGGTCAAACACATTCAGCTGTTGCAGGACATGAACAAGAAAGGTGATTTCACCTATTTCGGACGCAAGGATGAGCCGACCGAGAAGTTCTATAACGGCGAATGTGCCATGACGACCGCGTCTTCCGGCTCGCTGGCGAACATTCGGGAGCATGCCAAGTTCAACTATGGCGTCGGTATGATGCCGTATGACGCCGATGCTAAAGGCGCGCCGCAGAACGCCATTATTGGCGGAGCTAGCCTGTGGGTGATGGGCGGTAAAGATGCGGCGACCTACAAAGGCGTTGCTGAGTTTATGCAATTCCTGGCGAAGCCAGAAAATGCCGCTGAATGGCACCAGAAAACCGGTTACCTGCCGATCACCACGGCGGCGTATGAGCTGACGCAGAAGCAGGGCTTCTATGAGAAAAACCCCGGTGCGGATATTGCTACGCGTCAGATGCTGAACAAGCCACCGTTGCCGTTCACCAAAGGTATGCGTTTGGGCAATATGCCGCAAATTCGTACCGTCGTGGATGAAGAATTAGAAAGCGTATGGACAGGTAAGAAGACGCCACAACAGGCGTTGGATAGCGCGGTAGAACGCGGTAACGCGCTGCTGCGTCGCTTCGAGCAGTCAACGAAGTAA
- a CDS encoding phage baseplate assembly protein V, with product MWPDIERRINGALNRIRLAFRIRLTRVNSTGSVQTFQAKGLAGEPLQDSELFQHYGFTSNPLPGAMAIVIPLGGQTSHSVVIATEHATYRLQSLAPGEVALYTDEGARIVLKRGRLIETDCDEFRVNCKQFVVNAEEKADFNTPMVTASEQVTAQSQITGNGGIAIKGGTGASFEGNVTQTQGDYQTSGNVTAGNIALNGHKHPGDSGGTTGPAIP from the coding sequence ATGTGGCCTGATATTGAAAGACGTATTAATGGGGCGTTAAATCGCATTAGACTGGCGTTTAGAATCCGTTTAACGCGGGTGAATAGTACCGGTTCGGTGCAAACGTTCCAGGCTAAAGGACTGGCGGGCGAACCATTGCAAGACAGTGAGCTATTCCAGCACTACGGGTTTACGTCAAATCCGCTGCCTGGTGCGATGGCTATTGTGATACCTCTCGGTGGGCAAACGTCGCACAGTGTCGTGATTGCAACTGAGCACGCGACCTACCGGCTCCAGTCTCTCGCTCCCGGAGAGGTAGCGCTTTATACCGATGAGGGCGCTCGGATTGTACTTAAACGCGGACGGCTGATAGAAACAGACTGTGACGAGTTCCGCGTCAACTGCAAACAATTTGTTGTCAACGCAGAGGAAAAAGCGGATTTTAATACCCCGATGGTGACGGCCAGCGAGCAAGTTACCGCGCAGAGTCAAATCACCGGCAACGGTGGCATTGCGATTAAAGGCGGTACGGGTGCATCGTTTGAAGGTAACGTCACGCAAACACAAGGCGACTATCAGACCAGCGGGAACGTCACTGCGGGCAATATTGCGCTCAACGGCCACAAACATCCTGGCGATTCTGGCGGCACGACTGGCCCCGCCATTCCATAA
- a CDS encoding NAD(P)-dependent oxidoreductase, which yields MKKTSDYAVAVIGLGSMGFGAAASCINAGLTTYGVDINPQALEKLRQAGAAQADTRIDAFADKLDAVVLLVVNATQVNGILFGEPQVAAKLKPGTVVMVSSTISAQDAKNIEQRLAEHQLVMLDAPVSGGAAKAAAGDMTVMASGSDLAFEKLKPVLDAVAGKVYRIGEEIGLGATVKIIHQLLAGVHIAAGAEAMALAARADIPLDIMYDVVTNAAGNSWMFENRMRHVVDGDYTPKSAVDIFVKDLGLVTDTAKSLHFPLPLASTAFNMFTAASNAGFGKEDDSAVIKIFNGITLPEKKEAP from the coding sequence ATGAAAAAGACTTCTGATTATGCTGTCGCCGTTATCGGTCTGGGTTCCATGGGGTTTGGCGCTGCGGCGTCCTGCATCAATGCGGGCCTGACGACATACGGCGTCGATATCAATCCGCAGGCACTCGAAAAGTTACGTCAGGCGGGTGCGGCGCAGGCTGACACGCGCATTGATGCTTTCGCTGACAAGCTGGATGCCGTGGTACTGCTGGTGGTGAACGCTACACAGGTGAACGGGATTCTGTTCGGCGAGCCGCAGGTAGCAGCGAAGCTCAAGCCCGGCACCGTGGTCATGGTGTCCTCAACGATCTCCGCGCAGGATGCCAAAAATATCGAGCAGCGTCTGGCGGAACATCAGCTCGTCATGCTGGATGCGCCGGTATCCGGCGGTGCCGCGAAAGCCGCCGCAGGCGACATGACGGTAATGGCATCGGGTTCCGATCTGGCGTTTGAGAAACTGAAACCGGTACTCGACGCCGTCGCGGGCAAGGTCTACCGCATCGGTGAAGAAATTGGGCTGGGCGCAACGGTTAAAATTATTCACCAACTGTTGGCGGGCGTACACATCGCCGCGGGTGCAGAAGCGATGGCGCTGGCCGCCCGCGCCGATATCCCGTTGGATATCATGTACGACGTGGTAACCAACGCCGCCGGGAATTCCTGGATGTTTGAAAACCGTATGCGCCACGTTGTCGATGGCGATTACACGCCGAAATCGGCCGTTGATATCTTCGTCAAAGATCTGGGGTTGGTCACCGATACCGCCAAATCTCTTCATTTCCCGCTGCCGTTGGCCTCTACCGCGTTCAACATGTTCACCGCCGCCAGCAACGCTGGGTTCGGTAAAGAAGACGACAGCGCGGTCATCAAGATTTTTAACGGCATTACGCTGCCGGAAAAGAAGGAGGCACCATGA
- a CDS encoding tail fiber assembly protein, with translation MSNYSTQIKNAELNERGLAINTGWITVYHVNPATREYQNASYEYVMQGVGIPADSYTDEPELPPVGQALRRSADGKSWEQVPDYRGQTVYSTETRQPQTVMQFGALPENMTFLAPATEFDKWNGKAWVLDKVAQAAAEIRAAQQELATRKAAATARINELTYAVNLDIATDDEKAALSEWQKYTVLLSRVDVSTTDIEWPTVPDSGLIATTDQ, from the coding sequence ATGAGCAACTATTCAACACAAATTAAAAACGCAGAACTGAACGAACGCGGCCTGGCAATCAACACGGGCTGGATTACGGTTTATCACGTTAATCCGGCTACGCGGGAATATCAGAACGCCAGCTATGAGTATGTTATGCAGGGTGTTGGTATTCCTGCCGACAGCTATACCGACGAGCCAGAATTACCGCCCGTCGGCCAAGCCCTGCGCCGTTCCGCTGATGGGAAATCGTGGGAACAAGTGCCAGATTATCGCGGCCAGACCGTTTACAGCACAGAAACCCGCCAGCCGCAGACGGTGATGCAATTCGGTGCTCTGCCTGAAAATATGACGTTTCTGGCTCCGGCAACCGAGTTTGATAAGTGGAACGGTAAAGCGTGGGTGCTAGATAAAGTCGCACAAGCCGCCGCAGAGATCAGAGCGGCACAGCAGGAACTGGCAACGCGTAAAGCCGCAGCCACGGCACGCATCAACGAGCTGACATATGCTGTCAATCTAGACATTGCGACGGATGACGAGAAAGCTGCACTGTCCGAGTGGCAAAAATATACGGTGCTGCTGAGTCGAGTTGATGTGAGCACTACTGATATCGAGTGGCCGACTGTGCCAGATAGTGGATTGATCGCTACAACCGATCAATAA
- a CDS encoding phage tail protein, giving the protein MPTQNNPATDNAAVSVIINGKAHTDWSRYQIDSDFLIPADAWSVSLGLPDGKFPADVVRGAPVTVKVGSDTVMTGRIDSVQRSVARSGVTLSLSGRDSAAILVDCAAPILTARQVGLEDVVAQIVRPLGITKVRIEAESAIRSDKISAEPGERAWDMLLRACAGRGLWPWFAPDGTLVVGGPDYTKQPVASLIMRMDGKGNNVLSLSDASSIDKSFSELTVLAQSHAHSSSKKDLAIIDVDDDSDSDIELSTGTAETGQHGMKTVVKDPTVNYYRPQVMVVGDADNQEQINYRARKALSDARLSGYSLTAIVHGHRASDGVLWEPGQRIHVISEYHGIDAVFFLMGREFSGGRPGGTTTTLRLKEDGVWIPDAYPKKKKQRKRKSKKELQIVDVA; this is encoded by the coding sequence ATGCCTACGCAGAATAACCCCGCGACTGATAACGCTGCTGTGTCCGTCATTATTAACGGCAAGGCGCACACGGACTGGTCACGCTACCAGATTGACAGCGACTTCCTGATACCGGCTGATGCGTGGAGCGTTAGCCTGGGACTGCCTGATGGTAAGTTTCCTGCTGACGTGGTACGTGGTGCGCCGGTGACGGTAAAAGTCGGCAGCGATACGGTGATGACAGGCCGCATTGACAGCGTGCAGCGTTCTGTTGCGCGTAGTGGCGTCACGCTGTCGCTGTCTGGCCGTGACAGCGCCGCTATCCTTGTTGACTGTGCCGCACCAATCCTCACCGCGCGACAGGTTGGGCTTGAGGATGTCGTCGCGCAGATCGTCCGCCCGCTTGGTATCACAAAAGTCCGCATTGAGGCTGAGAGCGCTATCCGCAGCGATAAAATCAGTGCAGAGCCTGGCGAACGGGCGTGGGACATGCTGTTACGCGCGTGCGCCGGTCGAGGTCTGTGGCCGTGGTTCGCGCCGGACGGGACGTTGGTTGTCGGTGGCCCGGATTACACTAAACAGCCCGTCGCGTCACTCATCATGAGGATGGACGGCAAAGGCAATAATGTGCTGTCGCTGTCTGATGCCAGCTCAATAGATAAATCGTTTTCAGAGCTGACGGTATTAGCGCAAAGCCACGCGCATTCCTCCAGCAAAAAGGATCTGGCGATTATCGATGTCGATGATGACAGCGACAGCGATATTGAGTTGAGTACAGGCACAGCAGAGACGGGCCAGCACGGCATGAAAACCGTAGTTAAAGACCCAACGGTAAATTATTACAGGCCGCAGGTGATGGTTGTGGGTGATGCCGACAATCAGGAGCAAATCAACTATCGCGCCCGTAAAGCGCTGTCTGACGCGCGACTGTCTGGCTACAGTCTGACCGCTATTGTCCACGGCCACAGAGCATCGGACGGCGTGCTGTGGGAGCCAGGGCAACGTATTCACGTAATCAGCGAGTACCACGGTATCGATGCTGTTTTCTTTCTTATGGGGCGTGAGTTCAGCGGTGGACGTCCGGGCGGCACAACCACAACGCTCAGACTGAAGGAAGATGGCGTCTGGATACCCGATGCGTATCCGAAGAAGAAAAAACAGCGTAAACGTAAGAGCAAAAAGGAGCTGCAAATTGTCGATGTGGCCTGA